The following proteins are encoded in a genomic region of Hippopotamus amphibius kiboko isolate mHipAmp2 chromosome 8, mHipAmp2.hap2, whole genome shotgun sequence:
- the LOC130859619 gene encoding olfactory receptor 12-like — protein sequence MQPHVNGNISVMPLQVFMLEGFEGGLQAQTLLFALFLALYVVAILGNLTMIVAITLDARLHSPMYFFLKNLSFLDLCYSTVIYPKALANFLSSSKLITFAGCATQFFFLSLMITTEGFLLAVMAYDRFIAVCRPLHYHITMCPSACARLVLGTYCGGCFNSIMQTSFTFSLHFCSSNHINHFFCDVPPLLKLACGDTTTNELVMFGLCGLIIMGTTLVVLISYGYISVTILRMSSEAGRHKLFSTCGSHITAVSLFYGTLFVMYAQPGAVESMEQGKVISVFYTLVIPMLNPLIYSLRNKDVKDALFRLGQRHTAT from the coding sequence ATGCAACCCCATGTAAATGGAAACATCTCAGTGATGCCTTTGCAGGTGTTCATGCTGGAGGGATTTGAGGGTGGCCTACAGGCCCAGACTCTGCTCTTTGCTCTGTTCTTGGCCCTGTACGTGGTGGCCATCCTGGGGAACCTGACCATGATTGTGGCCATCACCCTGGATGCCCGTCTGCACTCCCCAATGTACTTCTTTCTCAAGAACCTCTCCTTCCTTGACTTGTGCTACTCAACTGTCATCTACCCCAAGGCCCTGGCCAACTTCCTGTCCTCTTCAAAGCTCATAACCTTTGCAGGATGTGCCACCCAGTTCTTCTTCTTATCCTTGATGATCACCACTGAGGGATTCCTCTTGGCCgtaatggcctatgaccgcttcaTAGCTGTCTGCAGGCCCCTGCACTACCACATCACCATGTGCCCCTCTGCATGTGCCCGCCTGGTGCTGGGCACCTACTGTGGAGGCTGCTTCAATTCCATCATGCAGACAAGCTTCACCTTCAGCCTCCATTTTTGCAGCTCCAACCACATCAATCACTTCTTCTGTGATGTGCCCCCCCTACTCAAGCTTGCCTGTGGTGACACAACAACCAATGAACTGGTCATGTTTGGCCTCTGTGGCCTTATCATCATGGGTACCACACTCGTGGTCCTCATCTCCTATGGCTACATCTCAGTGACCATCCTGAGGATGAGCTCAGAAGCAGGGAGACACAAGCTCTtctccacctgtggctcccacATAACAGCTGTGTCCCTCTTTTATGGGACCCTTTTTGTCATGTATGCCCAACCAGGAGCTGTGGAGTCCATGGAGCAAGGCAAGGTGATCTCTGTCTTCTACACCCTGGTCATCCCAATGCTCAACCCcctcatctacagtctgagaaaCAAGGACGTGAAGGATGCCCTGTTCAGACTGGGCCAGAGACACACAGCCACGTGA